In a single window of the Hydrogenobaculum sp. 3684 genome:
- a CDS encoding DHA2 family efflux MFS transporter permease subunit: MSVQEKILHAIIVMIGAFMAILDTTIVDVALPKMIAPLHTDLYGIQWVVTAYMISSAVLLPLIEYIESKVGLKNMFVAGIGLFTGASYMCGTSHSLSEIIVFRSIQGAAEALIMVSAQAILFSVFENKGTAMGIFGLGASLAPAAGPTIGGWLTQHIGWEAIFFVNVPVGILNTFLSIFFLKNLKTGKKIESFNLISLLFISISTVSLIVLLSNGQKWGWFSSNITIIFSYIALISFLLYIGIDLYSKNKLIDLSVFSKRNFLMAFFAYFWILGFSMYAVFYALPLFFEKLKGIESFKTGLILLPFAISIAVFSTVGGVLSDKKNPKIVLLVSTAIYIGSLYFFLLKFDYYTPKSVAELQLIIVGVGLGLFFPPVTVIALSGLEEKMLIVITILDYIRFIGGSFGTAIATNILNARTDFHFDNISFIQSFNAFKIKEFLNSNYLSKPIKEAILYKAMELQAFSEAFQDLFFWCVVFALIGVLFFAIDFKIKLKA; this comes from the coding sequence GTGAGCGTTCAAGAAAAAATACTTCATGCAATAATCGTAATGATAGGGGCCTTCATGGCCATTTTGGATACCACGATAGTAGATGTTGCTTTGCCTAAAATGATTGCACCTTTACACACAGATTTATATGGTATTCAATGGGTAGTTACCGCTTATATGATATCTTCTGCAGTGCTTTTACCTTTAATTGAGTATATAGAATCCAAAGTTGGTTTAAAAAATATGTTTGTAGCAGGTATTGGGCTTTTCACAGGAGCAAGTTATATGTGTGGAACATCTCACAGTCTAAGTGAGATTATAGTATTTAGAAGTATTCAGGGGGCTGCGGAAGCTCTTATAATGGTATCAGCTCAGGCGATACTTTTTAGTGTTTTTGAAAACAAAGGCACTGCTATGGGTATTTTTGGTCTTGGAGCTAGTTTAGCCCCGGCAGCTGGTCCTACCATAGGCGGATGGCTTACTCAACATATAGGCTGGGAAGCTATATTTTTTGTAAATGTTCCTGTGGGTATTTTAAACACGTTTTTATCTATTTTCTTTCTTAAAAACCTAAAAACTGGTAAAAAAATAGAAAGTTTTAACCTGATAAGCCTTTTATTTATAAGTATAAGCACAGTATCTTTGATAGTGCTTTTATCAAATGGTCAGAAATGGGGATGGTTTAGTTCAAATATCACTATAATATTTTCCTATATAGCTTTGATAAGCTTTTTACTTTATATAGGAATAGATCTATATTCTAAAAATAAGCTTATAGACCTTAGCGTATTTTCAAAAAGAAACTTTCTTATGGCGTTTTTTGCATATTTTTGGATCCTTGGTTTTTCTATGTATGCTGTTTTTTATGCGTTGCCTTTGTTTTTTGAAAAGTTAAAAGGAATAGAGAGTTTTAAAACAGGTCTCATACTGCTTCCTTTTGCCATTTCTATAGCTGTTTTTTCGACTGTAGGGGGAGTACTGAGCGATAAGAAAAATCCGAAGATCGTTCTTTTGGTATCAACTGCTATATATATTGGAAGTCTTTATTTTTTCTTGTTAAAATTTGATTACTATACACCAAAATCAGTGGCAGAATTACAGCTTATAATAGTTGGTGTTGGACTTGGTTTATTTTTCCCACCGGTTACCGTTATCGCTTTATCTGGATTAGAGGAAAAAATGCTTATAGTGATTACCATTCTTGATTATATAAGGTTTATAGGGGGCTCTTTTGGTACGGCTATTGCTACAAATATATTAAATGCCAGAACAGATTTTCATTTTGACAATATAAGTTTTATCCAAAGTTTTAACGCTTTTAAAATAAAAGAGTTTTTAAATTCCAATTATCTATCAAAACCAATAAAAGAGGCTATTTTATACAAGGCTATGGAATTACAGGCTTTTTCGGAAGCTTTCCAAGATTTATTTTTCTGGTGTGTGGTGTTTGCCCTTATAGGGGTGTTGTTTTTTGCCATTGATTTTAAGATAAAGTTAAAAGCATAG
- the carB gene encoding carbamoyl-phosphate synthase large subunit yields MKKVIILGSGPNRIGQGIEFDYACVHAIQAVQEEGFDAIMINCNPETVSTDYDTATRLYFEPIVMENVSYVIKRESDVLGVLLQFGGQTPLKLASEFREKNIQVLGTSPDSIDLAEDRGRFNALMKELGILQPEGGIAITKEEAIKVAKDIGYPVLVRPSYVLGGRAMKIVYTEDELLDYLEQAVDVSYQRPVLIDKYLNDSIEVDVDALSDGEDVLIGAIMEHIEEAGIHSGDSAASIPPYTLKEDVLKEIREQTIKIAKALKVKGLINLQFAIKDNIPYVLEVNPRASRTVPYVSKSVGYPLAKIATKISLGKKLREIAPEVFNKEHHIASDFLPKDFKYFTIKEAVFPWNKFPEVDPILGPEMKSTGEVMGIGTSFGIAYYKAQLAVGSKIPLSGNVFISVADRDKPKIVELVSEFLNLGFKVLCTEGTASFLKSKNILVEKVLKVSEGRPNIVDYIANGDIQIIINTPSGHKERSDAFYIRRAAINHKISYTTTIRGGYAILEAIKAIKTSNGKIEVFSLQEIR; encoded by the coding sequence ATGAAGAAAGTTATTATACTAGGAAGCGGCCCAAATAGAATAGGCCAAGGCATAGAGTTTGATTACGCTTGTGTACATGCCATACAGGCAGTGCAAGAAGAAGGCTTTGATGCTATTATGATAAACTGTAATCCAGAAACTGTTTCCACAGATTATGATACTGCCACAAGACTTTATTTTGAGCCTATCGTAATGGAAAATGTAAGCTATGTGATAAAAAGGGAAAGCGATGTACTTGGAGTACTTCTTCAGTTTGGCGGTCAAACACCTTTGAAGTTAGCTAGTGAGTTTAGGGAAAAAAATATCCAAGTGTTGGGCACATCTCCAGACAGTATAGATTTGGCTGAGGACAGGGGAAGGTTTAACGCTTTAATGAAAGAGCTTGGTATTTTGCAACCAGAAGGCGGTATCGCTATCACAAAAGAAGAAGCTATAAAAGTTGCAAAAGATATAGGTTATCCTGTTTTAGTAAGGCCCTCTTACGTACTGGGGGGAAGGGCTATGAAAATCGTTTACACAGAAGACGAACTTCTTGATTATCTTGAACAGGCAGTGGATGTAAGCTATCAAAGACCTGTTTTAATAGATAAATACTTGAACGATTCTATAGAAGTAGACGTAGATGCTTTATCAGACGGAGAGGATGTTTTAATAGGTGCTATCATGGAACATATAGAAGAAGCTGGGATTCATTCTGGTGATAGTGCAGCTTCTATCCCACCTTATACCTTAAAAGAGGATGTTTTAAAAGAAATAAGAGAGCAAACTATAAAAATAGCAAAAGCTTTAAAGGTGAAAGGGCTTATAAATCTTCAATTTGCTATAAAAGACAACATTCCATATGTGCTTGAAGTAAACCCAAGAGCCTCTAGAACCGTACCTTACGTTAGCAAAAGCGTTGGATATCCGTTGGCAAAGATAGCTACAAAAATATCGCTTGGCAAAAAGCTAAGAGAAATTGCTCCTGAAGTATTTAACAAAGAGCATCATATAGCATCTGATTTTTTGCCTAAAGATTTTAAATACTTTACTATAAAAGAGGCGGTATTTCCTTGGAATAAATTCCCAGAGGTAGACCCGATATTGGGACCAGAGATGAAGAGTACCGGTGAAGTGATGGGTATTGGTACTTCTTTTGGTATAGCTTACTATAAAGCCCAATTAGCGGTTGGAAGCAAAATACCACTTTCTGGAAACGTTTTTATTTCAGTAGCCGATAGAGATAAGCCAAAGATAGTTGAGCTAGTATCTGAGTTTTTAAATCTTGGCTTTAAAGTACTTTGCACTGAAGGAACAGCGTCTTTCTTAAAATCAAAGAATATTTTGGTGGAAAAAGTTTTAAAAGTTTCAGAAGGACGTCCAAATATAGTAGATTACATAGCAAATGGAGATATTCAGATAATCATAAACACACCCTCTGGTCATAAAGAACGCTCAGATGCTTTTTATATAAGAAGAGCTGCCATAAATCATAAAATATCTTACACCACCACTATAAGAGGAGGATATGCAATACTAGAAGCTATAAAAGCTATAAAAACTAGCAATGGAAAAATAGAAGTTTTCTCCTTGCAGGAGATAAGGTGA
- the trpE gene encoding anthranilate synthase component I, whose product MKVNITKDDFLSLCKDYNTIPLYTEILADSETPFSIFYKLKDEESQNVLLESAETKENWGRYSFICKGKNLRFYQKDDTYFIKDGDTITKGTSKPLEALENLYKSFKFYNDKTLGTFCGGFVGYISYDIVKHYHPIEKYKKTQKPGLDIPDVDMIFTDFLIVFDNLKATIKIIKLIRVRNPEEDYEKALKDIEDIIIKLKNNKDVSFLDINNKEPDLKEWSSNMTKEEFINIVNICKNYIENGDVIQVVPSQRFHKKIHTNPLNIYRALRYLNPSPYMYFLDFDNVKIIGSSPETLVKIQDDTVEIRPIAGTIKRGKTQEEDEELAKKLLSDEKEIAEHVMLVDLARNDIGAIAEPGSVYVDNMMHIEKFSHVIHIVSNVYGKKAKQHSIFEVIKHALPAGTLSGAPKVRAMQIIEELEPTKRNIYGGAVGYISLNQNIDFAIAIRTATILGNDLYVQAGAGIVADSIPEKEYLESLSKASSVMKAVSVAEASREL is encoded by the coding sequence ATGAAAGTAAATATAACTAAAGATGATTTTTTAAGCCTTTGCAAAGATTACAACACTATCCCTTTGTATACCGAGATATTGGCTGATTCTGAAACCCCCTTTTCTATATTCTATAAGCTAAAAGATGAAGAGAGTCAAAATGTTTTATTAGAGAGTGCCGAAACAAAAGAAAACTGGGGAAGATATTCTTTTATATGTAAGGGCAAAAATTTACGCTTTTATCAAAAAGATGATACTTATTTTATAAAAGATGGCGATACGATAACCAAAGGAACCTCAAAGCCTTTAGAAGCTTTAGAAAATCTTTATAAAAGCTTTAAATTTTATAACGATAAGACGCTTGGAACATTCTGTGGTGGTTTTGTTGGATATATAAGCTATGATATAGTAAAGCACTATCATCCTATTGAAAAATATAAAAAAACACAAAAACCTGGTTTAGACATACCAGATGTAGATATGATATTTACTGATTTTTTAATAGTATTTGACAATTTAAAAGCCACTATCAAAATTATAAAACTTATAAGGGTAAGAAATCCTGAAGAAGATTACGAAAAGGCTTTAAAAGACATAGAAGATATAATTATCAAACTAAAAAACAACAAAGATGTTTCATTTCTTGATATAAACAATAAAGAACCCGATTTAAAAGAATGGTCTTCAAATATGACCAAAGAAGAGTTTATTAATATAGTTAACATATGCAAAAACTATATAGAAAACGGTGATGTGATACAAGTGGTGCCTTCTCAAAGGTTTCACAAAAAAATACATACAAATCCTTTAAACATATATAGGGCACTTAGGTATTTAAACCCATCACCTTACATGTATTTTTTAGATTTTGATAATGTAAAAATCATAGGTTCTTCTCCAGAAACATTGGTTAAAATCCAAGACGATACGGTAGAAATAAGACCAATAGCTGGAACTATAAAACGTGGCAAAACCCAAGAAGAAGATGAAGAGCTTGCAAAAAAACTTCTAAGCGATGAAAAAGAAATAGCAGAACACGTTATGCTCGTTGATTTGGCAAGAAATGATATAGGTGCCATAGCAGAACCAGGAAGTGTTTATGTGGATAACATGATGCATATAGAAAAATTTTCTCATGTTATACACATAGTCTCAAATGTATACGGGAAAAAAGCAAAGCAACATTCTATCTTTGAAGTAATAAAGCATGCGTTACCAGCCGGTACTCTATCTGGAGCTCCAAAAGTAAGGGCTATGCAGATTATAGAAGAGTTAGAGCCCACAAAAAGAAATATATATGGTGGTGCTGTTGGTTATATAAGCCTAAATCAAAACATAGATTTTGCCATCGCAATAAGGACAGCTACAATATTGGGCAATGATCTTTATGTGCAAGCAGGGGCTGGTATAGTAGCAGATTCAATACCAGAAAAGGAATACTTAGAATCGTTATCAAAAGCTTCGAGTGTTATGAAAGCTGTAAGCGTTGCAGAAGCTTCTCGTGAACTTTGA
- a CDS encoding serine/threonine protein kinase, translating to MNFEQFIKGKNICFLAKGWRGEIYTYEDNKERFCIKKAIHQEAIYAIKKEANILSFLYDDKRFPQIVCQGEDFFVYKYIDGKPFEKVFWLLEEEKKRYVLGSILEAAYYLDSIGLNRGEFDQEYKNILIDDSLNIYILDFDRGSFSKNPKNITQFIQSLRRKNILNKDQAIELGKLYKTNKEKVYVELKKLLSQPPSTF from the coding sequence GTGAACTTTGAGCAGTTTATAAAAGGTAAAAATATTTGTTTTTTAGCAAAGGGTTGGCGAGGTGAAATATATACTTACGAAGATAATAAAGAGCGTTTTTGTATAAAAAAAGCCATACATCAAGAAGCCATCTACGCTATAAAAAAAGAGGCAAATATATTGTCATTTTTGTATGACGATAAAAGGTTTCCACAGATAGTATGCCAAGGAGAAGATTTTTTCGTTTACAAATATATAGATGGTAAGCCTTTTGAAAAAGTTTTTTGGCTTTTAGAAGAAGAAAAGAAAAGGTATGTTTTAGGGTCCATATTAGAGGCGGCTTACTATTTAGACAGTATAGGATTAAACAGAGGAGAGTTTGATCAAGAATACAAAAATATATTGATAGATGATTCGCTCAATATATACATATTGGATTTTGATAGGGGCAGTTTCTCAAAGAATCCTAAAAATATAACACAGTTTATACAGTCTTTAAGGAGAAAAAATATCTTAAACAAAGATCAAGCTATAGAATTAGGGAAGCTATATAAAACAAACAAAGAAAAAGTCTATGTTGAGTTAAAAAAACTCCTCTCCCAACCCCCATCCACTTTTTAA
- a CDS encoding SCP2 sterol-binding domain-containing protein, which produces MKKAILAMGLVGALSGLANAIVMMDANYARELCNLWDQTPALVGMASSSSEWRGAPVRKLFLYRKDCSPSKQIELYIQNMNGKAECVYGGWAKDRRTGNDFLMYATTKHWIEMGRGDYGPMHAMMFGELSFSGPKFVAMANMGPFSKFLRLLGRIPAQTNVCP; this is translated from the coding sequence ATGAAAAAAGCTATTTTAGCTATGGGTTTAGTGGGTGCATTGAGCGGTCTTGCTAATGCTATTGTGATGATGGATGCAAATTATGCCAGGGAACTCTGTAACCTTTGGGACCAAACGCCGGCATTGGTGGGTATGGCCTCTTCCAGTAGCGAATGGAGAGGAGCACCTGTAAGAAAGCTGTTTTTATACAGAAAAGATTGCTCTCCTAGCAAACAAATTGAGCTATACATTCAGAATATGAACGGGAAAGCTGAATGTGTTTATGGTGGTTGGGCAAAAGATAGACGCACTGGAAACGATTTTCTTATGTATGCTACCACAAAACATTGGATAGAAATGGGTAGAGGTGACTATGGCCCAATGCATGCCATGATGTTTGGTGAACTCTCATTTTCTGGCCCTAAATTTGTGGCTATGGCTAATATGGGACCGTTTTCAAAGTTTTTAAGGCTTTTAGGAAGAATACCTGCTCAAACCAACGTTTGTCCTTAA
- the purS gene encoding phosphoribosylformylglycinamidine synthase subunit PurS encodes MKKRVIIMPKEGILDPQGRALKDVLNEAGFNIKDVRIGKIVEIEADSLENLQKMIEDYIINPLIEDYEVL; translated from the coding sequence ATGAAGAAGAGAGTAATAATAATGCCAAAAGAAGGTATTCTAGACCCTCAAGGTAGGGCTTTAAAAGATGTGTTAAACGAAGCTGGTTTCAATATAAAAGATGTAAGAATAGGGAAAATAGTAGAAATAGAAGCTGATTCACTTGAAAATCTACAAAAGATGATTGAAGATTATATTATAAATCCACTTATTGAAGATTACGAAGTGCTATGA
- the purQ gene encoding phosphoribosylformylglycinamidine synthase subunit PurQ, protein MKIGICVFPGSNCDYDTYYIVKDILQEDAELIDYTVRDLDRFDAVILPGGFSFGDYLRPGALASKTPLAEAIVNFATKGRYVLGICNGFQILTELRLLPGALLPNENDRFICKRVNISVENVSTAFTKELEEKEIIVLPIAHHDGRFYAPEDVLEEIEKNNQVVFRYEGENPNGSLNSIAGVCNKTGNVVGMMPHPERISEDILGGLDGLKIWHSLIA, encoded by the coding sequence ATGAAAATAGGTATTTGCGTGTTCCCGGGTTCTAACTGCGATTACGATACTTACTATATAGTAAAAGACATTTTGCAAGAAGACGCAGAGTTAATTGATTATACAGTTAGAGATTTGGATCGCTTTGATGCTGTTATATTACCAGGAGGATTTTCTTTTGGAGATTATTTAAGACCTGGGGCTTTAGCTTCCAAAACGCCTTTGGCAGAAGCCATAGTAAACTTTGCAACAAAAGGTAGATATGTGCTTGGTATATGTAACGGTTTCCAAATTTTAACAGAGTTAAGACTATTGCCTGGAGCGCTCCTTCCAAACGAAAACGATAGATTTATATGCAAAAGAGTAAATATATCAGTAGAAAATGTTTCTACAGCTTTTACAAAAGAATTAGAAGAAAAAGAGATAATAGTGCTACCCATAGCTCACCACGATGGTAGATTTTACGCGCCAGAAGATGTGTTGGAAGAGATTGAAAAGAACAACCAAGTGGTGTTTAGATACGAAGGAGAAAATCCAAACGGTTCTTTGAATTCCATCGCTGGAGTGTGTAATAAAACCGGCAACGTAGTCGGTATGATGCCTCATCCTGAGCGTATATCTGAAGATATTTTAGGTGGTTTGGATGGCCTAAAAATTTGGCATTCTCTTATAGCCTAA
- the lon gene encoding endopeptidase La encodes MDLETQNIYTSQEIQKLNLMPLRDIVVFPGMVIPLFVGRPFSVRAIEDAFKHNKLMFFVLQKDRDQEEPKSLNDLYKIGTIVKILRAVPLEDGRLKILAQGLEKGELKALEKVNNIYVADVLPIKEEIIKIDDLPPKEKAYVNSIKDLIEKAVNLGKQIIPDFVGIVRETEELDKFLDLVASILDLKAQDAQSILEITDLKKKLVKIHDLLLSEVGILELQNRIKNSAREKMEKEQKEYYLRQQMKAIQEELGESDDRQAEIKEYLEKLKKLKAPKSVKEDIEKQINRLSKMYPESAESTVIRTWLDWIFELPWNKKTKDIFDIEKAQKLLDKDHYDLEKIKERIIEYLSVRKLTKGKGSKSTILCFIGPPGVGKTSLGQSIAKATGRKFVRISLGGIRDEAEIRGHRRTYVGAMPGRIIQAIKQAGVKNPLIMLDEIDKLSVSFQGDPAAALLEVLDPEQNKSFTDLYIGHPFDLSEVLFVATGNRVDTIPQPLLDRMEVLYLSGYSEEEKLHIAKNHLLPAIIKDHGFKESEVNIEDEAILEVIRSYTREAGVRNLKQKLASLLRKLAVKKLKGQKPPFVINKAAVKELLGVPRIIREKEELEQAIGLVTGLAWTEVGGEIMYIEVTKLKGKGALILTGSLGDVMKESAQAALSYIKSKADQYGIDSSLFSKYDVHIHVPEGAVPKDGPSAGIAIATGILSTFAEKPVRLDVAMTGEVTLRGRVLPIGGVKEKILAAKRAGIYEVILPSKNKVEVMEDLPDYVKEKMQFHFVDHLDEVFKIVFKDNIVKQESKKSSKSKKAKEKS; translated from the coding sequence ATGGATTTAGAGACCCAAAACATTTACACAAGCCAAGAAATTCAAAAGTTAAATTTGATGCCACTAAGAGATATTGTTGTATTCCCTGGAATGGTTATACCACTTTTTGTGGGAAGACCATTTTCTGTAAGAGCTATAGAAGATGCTTTTAAACACAATAAGCTTATGTTTTTTGTACTACAAAAAGATAGAGACCAAGAAGAGCCAAAGTCTCTAAATGATCTATATAAAATAGGTACTATAGTCAAAATACTAAGGGCAGTTCCCCTAGAAGATGGTAGACTTAAGATATTAGCCCAAGGTTTGGAAAAAGGTGAGCTCAAAGCTTTAGAAAAAGTAAACAACATTTATGTTGCAGATGTTTTGCCTATAAAAGAAGAAATAATAAAAATAGATGATTTACCACCAAAAGAAAAGGCTTATGTAAATTCCATAAAAGATCTAATAGAAAAAGCTGTCAATTTGGGTAAGCAAATAATACCTGATTTTGTAGGAATAGTTAGGGAAACCGAAGAGTTAGATAAATTTTTAGATCTTGTAGCTTCTATACTTGATTTAAAAGCCCAAGATGCTCAAAGCATATTAGAAATTACAGATCTTAAGAAAAAGCTTGTTAAAATTCATGATTTGCTTCTCTCGGAAGTTGGCATATTGGAGTTACAAAATCGCATAAAAAATAGTGCCAGAGAAAAAATGGAAAAGGAGCAAAAAGAATACTATTTAAGACAGCAGATGAAAGCAATACAAGAAGAGCTTGGAGAAAGCGATGATAGGCAAGCAGAGATAAAAGAATATTTAGAGAAATTAAAAAAATTAAAAGCACCAAAATCTGTAAAAGAAGATATAGAAAAACAGATAAATAGATTATCCAAGATGTATCCAGAATCAGCAGAGAGCACAGTCATAAGAACATGGCTTGATTGGATTTTTGAACTGCCTTGGAACAAAAAAACCAAAGATATTTTTGATATAGAAAAAGCCCAAAAACTTTTGGATAAAGACCATTATGATTTAGAAAAGATAAAAGAGCGTATAATAGAATACTTATCTGTTAGAAAACTTACAAAGGGTAAGGGCTCTAAGTCTACAATACTTTGTTTCATTGGACCACCGGGCGTTGGTAAAACATCTTTGGGGCAATCTATAGCAAAAGCCACAGGAAGAAAATTTGTAAGGATTTCTTTAGGTGGCATAAGAGATGAAGCAGAAATAAGAGGCCATAGACGAACATATGTAGGGGCTATGCCAGGGCGTATAATTCAAGCTATAAAGCAAGCTGGCGTTAAAAATCCTCTTATTATGCTTGATGAGATAGATAAGCTGTCTGTGTCTTTCCAGGGAGATCCAGCGGCAGCTCTTTTAGAGGTGTTGGATCCAGAACAAAATAAGTCTTTTACTGATCTTTACATAGGGCATCCTTTTGATCTTTCGGAAGTGCTTTTTGTAGCAACTGGTAATAGAGTAGATACTATACCACAACCTCTTTTAGATAGAATGGAGGTGCTTTATCTTTCCGGGTATTCTGAAGAAGAAAAGCTTCATATAGCAAAAAATCATTTGTTACCTGCAATCATAAAAGATCACGGCTTTAAAGAATCAGAAGTGAACATAGAAGATGAAGCTATATTAGAAGTTATTAGAAGTTACACAAGAGAAGCAGGCGTTAGAAACCTAAAGCAAAAGTTGGCATCTTTATTGAGAAAATTGGCCGTTAAAAAGCTAAAAGGTCAAAAACCACCTTTTGTGATAAATAAAGCTGCAGTTAAAGAGCTTCTCGGTGTACCTCGTATTATCAGAGAAAAAGAAGAATTAGAGCAAGCCATTGGTCTTGTTACAGGCCTTGCTTGGACTGAGGTGGGTGGTGAAATAATGTATATAGAAGTTACAAAATTAAAAGGCAAAGGGGCTCTTATATTGACCGGTTCTTTAGGAGATGTTATGAAAGAATCTGCCCAAGCTGCTCTTTCTTATATAAAATCTAAAGCAGATCAGTATGGAATAGATAGCTCATTGTTTTCAAAATACGATGTGCATATACACGTTCCAGAAGGCGCTGTGCCAAAAGATGGTCCGTCGGCTGGCATTGCTATAGCTACCGGTATATTATCTACATTTGCTGAAAAGCCAGTAAGACTTGACGTAGCTATGACGGGCGAGGTTACTTTAAGAGGAAGGGTCTTGCCCATAGGTGGTGTAAAAGAAAAAATTCTTGCTGCAAAAAGAGCTGGTATATATGAAGTTATATTACCATCAAAAAACAAAGTTGAAGTAATGGAAGATTTGCCAGATTATGTGAAAGAAAAAATGCAATTTCACTTTGTAGACCATCTAGATGAGGTATTTAAAATTGTTTTTAAGGATAACATCGTAAAGCAGGAGTCTAAAAAAAGTTCTAAATCTAAAAAAGCTAAGGAGAAGTCTTGA
- the dcd gene encoding dCTP deaminase, producing the protein MILSDRTILDYIKSSKIIVEPFDESSLQCSSLDLKLSNSIAFYEDLDTIDIKSPIQAKTVTFEEYFIINPGEFLLASTMEYIKLPEFITAFVEGRSSLGRLGLFIENAGWVDAGFEGQITLELYNANKYPIKLYKGMRICQLVFAKLDEIPSKVYRGKYLCQKGATPSKIFMDFDKK; encoded by the coding sequence TTGATACTAAGCGATAGAACCATATTGGACTACATAAAGAGCTCAAAAATTATAGTAGAGCCTTTTGATGAGTCTTCTTTACAGTGCTCTTCTTTGGATCTAAAACTTAGCAATTCAATAGCTTTTTATGAAGATTTAGATACAATAGATATTAAAAGCCCTATACAGGCAAAAACTGTAACTTTCGAAGAGTATTTTATTATAAACCCCGGCGAATTTTTATTGGCCTCTACCATGGAATATATAAAACTTCCAGAATTTATAACAGCTTTTGTAGAAGGAAGAAGCTCCTTGGGTCGTCTTGGGCTTTTCATAGAAAATGCTGGTTGGGTAGATGCTGGATTTGAAGGTCAAATTACATTAGAGCTTTACAACGCCAACAAATACCCTATTAAGCTTTATAAAGGCATGAGGATATGCCAGCTTGTTTTTGCTAAACTCGACGAAATACCAAGCAAAGTTTACAGAGGCAAATACTTATGTCAAAAAGGAGCTACGCCTTCAAAGATTTTTATGGATTTTGATAAGAAGTAG
- a CDS encoding transglycosylase SLT domain-containing protein, which translates to MKRFSVSVLLAMFFVVFGFYTKNVYAFKYNYCFEQAANKYGVNVKLLYAIAKVESDFNPYAINVNANGRSIKEYYPKNKYQAKIVLNYLLRHGYNFDVGIAQINIMNIKRWGLDPYALLDPCYNLDVSAKLLRELVDRYGLSWQAIWHYNGRPSYAYKVYHALIWLQNHNSIYATSYQNP; encoded by the coding sequence ATGAAAAGGTTTAGTGTAAGTGTACTTTTGGCAATGTTTTTTGTTGTTTTTGGCTTTTATACTAAAAATGTATACGCTTTTAAATATAACTATTGCTTTGAACAGGCTGCAAATAAGTACGGTGTAAATGTGAAACTCCTTTATGCCATAGCAAAAGTTGAGAGTGATTTTAATCCCTATGCAATAAATGTGAATGCCAATGGCAGGAGTATAAAAGAATATTATCCAAAGAATAAATACCAAGCCAAAATAGTGTTAAATTATTTGCTTAGGCATGGCTATAACTTCGACGTAGGAATAGCTCAAATAAATATAATGAATATAAAAAGATGGGGTTTGGACCCTTACGCTCTGCTAGACCCTTGTTATAACCTTGATGTATCCGCTAAACTTTTAAGAGAGCTTGTAGATAGGTATGGGCTTAGTTGGCAGGCCATTTGGCATTACAACGGAAGACCTTCTTACGCTTATAAAGTATACCATGCACTCATATGGCTTCAAAATCATAACAGCATATACGCTACTTCTTATCAAAATCCATAA